A segment of the Leptolyngbya sp. NIES-3755 genome:
GGTTCAGTCAATGGCACGGTCTTGATTGCTTCAGGATAAACATATTGTGTTAATGCAACTTCGCTCGGTGTAGCATGTGATCCTTCTTCATCGCCATAGAGTTCTTTCGCCAATTTATACACTGAACCACACATGTACCAATTGCTCACCACACATTGAACATTGTGAGAAATGCCCAAATCTGATAGATAGTCATACGTTTCCGAAAATGCTGCTTTCAAAGTTGCGACATTTCCACCATGTCCATTAATAAAGAAGAACTTCCGAAATCCTGCCTTCGCCAGACTCGTCACATAATCGCGAATCACCAGAATCATCGTACTCGGTCGCAAACTCATACTGCCCGGAAACGCGGTATGATGCAGTGCCATTCCGATATTAATCGTGGGAGCGACCAAAGCATCGGTTGAATCTCCCACTCCTTTCGCGATCGCTTCGGCACAAATCGCATCGGTTCCGATTAATCCAGTCGGACCATGTTGCTCCGTCGAACCGATCGGCAAAATCATTCCGGTCGATCGCGCTAAATAGGCTTCTACTTCTTGCCAGGTCGATAGGTGCAATAACATAATGTCTAAGCTGAGTTGAACGCTCTTATTTCAGTTTCGCATTCCGAATCGCGTTATCATTTTTATTATTGATGTTGCTTAGAAAGTCGGTTTAGTGGGCGCTGTGGACTTAAAACAAATATTCAAAACTCCAAATCCAATTATTGGTGTCGTTCATCTCCTGCCCCTGCCGACTTCTCCGCGCTGGGGCGGTAGTTTGAAGGCGGTTGTTGATCGTGCAGAACAAGAAGCGACCGCACTCGCAGCAGGTGGTGTTGATGCCATTATTGTGGAAAATTTCTTTGATGCGCCCTTTCCCAAAGATCATGTTGATCCCGCAGTCGTGAGCGCGATGACCGTGATTATTCAACGGTTGCAGCAAATGGTGACATTGCCGATCGGGATTAATGTGCTGAGAAACGATGCTCAAAGTGCATTAGCGATCGCAACCTGTGTTCAAGCGCAATTCATCCGCGTCAATGTTTGGACGGGCATTATGGCAACCGATCAAGGATTGATCGAAGGACGCGCTCATGAATTAATGCGCTATCGTCGGGAATTGGGGAGCGATGTGAAAATCTTTGCAGATGTCTTGGTGAAACATGCACGACCACTTGGATCGGTGAACTTGACTACAGCGGTACAAGATACGATCGAGCGTGGACTTGCAGATGCGGTGATTCTCTCTGGTTGGGCGACGGGCGATCCGCCTAACTTAGAAGATTTGGAATTGGCGCGGGATGCGGCTCAAGGAACACCCGTATTTGTGGGCAGTGGGGCAGATTGGGAAAATGTACCTCAGATGATGCAGGTTGCGGATGGGGTGATTGTGTCGAGTTCACTGAAGCGGCAAGGGAAACGGGAAAACTCGATCGATCCGATTCGCGTAAGTCGATTTGTAGAAGCTGCAAGACGAGGCGTTCCAATGCCGAAAAATGATAAAGTTTCGCCTTCAGTGAAGTTGCACAATTTCTAAAGGGTTGCTTTGATCATGATTAATGACAACTTAGATTAAAGACACGAGCGCTAATCCTGTCCCCAACAAAAATAACAATCCTAACAGTCCCGCCAATGGTTTGCGATCGATTCCCGTAAACCATTCTGGAGCAGTCTCTTCATATTGCAAAATCTCCCCTGCGTCCAAACTCGCAATCATCCAAATCCAGCCTGCGTGGAGTCCCCAAGCGAGTCCAATACTATTTTGATTCTGAACAAATGCAAGACACAACACTACACCCATCAGTGTTAATCCGGGCAGTTGTGGAATGTTGTCTTTGCCTTCCCAAATCAGATGAAGCAGAGCAAAAATCACACTGGAAACGATCGCGCTTGTCCAAAAATCGGCTTCCAACTGTCCAAAGAAGAATCCTCGAAACACCAACTCTTCTGTGAATCCAATCCAAATGCCTAATAAAAGAGTGGGCAAACTCGCTGAAACCCATTTGCGCCAATTCTCGGATCTCCAATGAATCCAACCGAGTCCCGTTTCGATACCGAATAGAATCAGAATGCCAACAGCACCGATCGCGAATCCGATCCCCAACGCAGTAAAAAGGTTCGCATTCAAATCAATTCCGAAACTGGAAAATGAAATCCGTTTGAGAGTCGCAACGCCCCATAGAATCAGTGGAGCAAGCAGATAAAGTGAAGCAACTAGCGGTAATTTCTGTTGTAACTCTAGCGGATTAAAAGGCTTCCACTTGACCCAGATCGAAATCGGAATTGCGATCGGCAACCAGATTAAACCCCAAGCCAAAAAAAAGATTCCTACCTGAACAAATGCAGGCGTTT
Coding sequences within it:
- a CDS encoding creatininase (similar to AA sequence:cyanobase_aa:LBDG_14870), which translates into the protein MLLHLSTWQEVEAYLARSTGMILPIGSTEQHGPTGLIGTDAICAEAIAKGVGDSTDALVAPTINIGMALHHTAFPGSMSLRPSTMILVIRDYVTSLAKAGFRKFFFINGHGGNVATLKAAFSETYDYLSDLGISHNVQCVVSNWYMCGSVYKLAKELYGDEEGSHATPSEVALTQYVYPEAIKTVPLTEPAARGHRIYGAIDFRDHYPDGRMGSNPALATPEHGKQFYELAVKEISSSYLEFLAQ
- a CDS encoding hypothetical protein (conserved hypothetical protein TIGR00259;~similar to AA sequence:cyanobase_aa:LBDG_14880); translation: MGAVDLKQIFKTPNPIIGVVHLLPLPTSPRWGGSLKAVVDRAEQEATALAAGGVDAIIVENFFDAPFPKDHVDPAVVSAMTVIIQRLQQMVTLPIGINVLRNDAQSALAIATCVQAQFIRVNVWTGIMATDQGLIEGRAHELMRYRRELGSDVKIFADVLVKHARPLGSVNLTTAVQDTIERGLADAVILSGWATGDPPNLEDLELARDAAQGTPVFVGSGADWENVPQMMQVADGVIVSSSLKRQGKRENSIDPIRVSRFVEAARRGVPMPKNDKVSPSVKLHNF
- a CDS encoding CAAX amino terminal protease family protein (similar to AA sequence:cyanobase_aa:LBDG_14890), encoding MIASFLNFQFPISIDAVQFVNTFSQTPAFVQVGIFFLAWGLIWLPIAIPISIWVKWKPFNPLELQQKLPLVASLYLLAPLILWGVATLKRISFSSFGIDLNANLFTALGIGFAIGAVGILILFGIETGLGWIHWRSENWRKWVSASLPTLLLGIWIGFTEELVFRGFFFGQLEADFWTSAIVSSVIFALLHLIWEGKDNIPQLPGLTLMGVVLCLAFVQNQNSIGLAWGLHAGWIWMIASLDAGEILQYEETAPEWFTGIDRKPLAGLLGLLFLLGTGLALVSLI